Genomic segment of Myxococcus stipitatus:
GTGGTGGTCCTCGTTGATCTGCAGGCACGGCGCGGTGCCGCAGGAGGCCAGGCACTCGGTCTCGCGCAAGGTGAACTTCTCGTTGGCTTCACCCGCCTTGAGGCCGAGCTTCTCCTCGAGGTACGCGAGCATCTTCTCCGCGCCCCAGAGCGAGCAGGACAGGTTCGTGCAGACGTCCACGACGTACTTGCCCGGCTTCTTCAGGTGGTACATCACGTAGAAGCTCGCGACCTCGTAGGCGCGCTCCGGAGTGACCTCCAGATGCTTCGCGACCAGCCGGAGGCCTTCGGGCGGCAGCCAGCCCTTGATCTCCTGGAGCAGCCGCAGCGCCGGGAGCATGCCCGCGCTTTTGCGATCAGAGGGGTAGTGGGAGATGATCTCCGCGATACCCGCGTCGAACTTCTTCTGCTCTTCAGGAGTGAACAGGGGCTCCGCCATGGCGGGGGGCTACGTATTGCTCCAAAGGCCGCGTTGTCAACATAAACCCTCGACGCTACACTGGGCCGCCATCAGCAAATTGCCGAGCGATTTCAACCCCTTGTTATGACCCCGGGACCAGAGAACAAGCGTCAGCACCCCCGGGTCCCGGCCGTGCTGAAGGTGGAGTACGCGGACGGGCGCCAGGCGCGTGACGTCACGGAGAACCTGTCCCATACGGGACTCTTCGTCCAGACCGACCAGGTCTTCACCCTGGGGGACGAGGTGGGGCTCGCACTTTCTTTCCCGGGACTGTTGGATCCGGTAGAAGTCACCGGCATCGTGGCCTGGGTGAGGCCCGCGGGCTTCGATCAGCCCGGAGGTGTCGGCGTCCGCGTCGAGCGCGCGGAGGACAGGCGGAGACTGGGTGACATCTTGAGTGCGGCAGGACCCAACAGCCACGCGTCCCACGTCGAGCACGAGGGCTACCGTGTGCTCATCGTCGAGGACAACCCGCACATCATCGAGATGTACAGCTACGTCCTGAAGAAGCTGGCCTCGGGAGAGCTGCACGGGAAGGTCCCCCTGGAGGTCCACTTCGCGCCGGACGGCCACCACGCGCTCCTGATGCTGCGCGAGAGCCGCTTCAGCCTGGTGATGACGGACCTCTACATGCCGGTGATGGACGGCTTCGCCCTGGTGGAGCGCATCCGCGAGGAGGAGGCCCTGAGGGCCATCCCCGTCATCGCCATCTCCGCGGGTGGCAAGGAGGCGCAGGACCGCGCGCTGCAACTGGGCGTGGATATCTACCTGCGCAAGCCCGTGAAGTTCGTCGAGGTGCTGGAGACGGTGAAGCAGCTTCTTCGCATCAAGTGAAGACGCCCGGGTACCGGCAGTCCCACGTTGAGTGATGGCGGGCGGGCGTCGTAGAGTCGCCTACCCATGCCGAAGGCCGCCATCAACCGCGACGCCGTCAGTGGCGAGGCGCTGTTCATCCTCCGAAACCTGAGGGAGAACGGCCGACTTGGACGCTCGAACAAACTGGCCGATGTGAAGGCCTCGCTCGAACCGTCCGTCTCGCTCGAGTTCGACAACTACTTCTTCTTCCTGCGCAAGTTCCACTACATCGCCATGGACCGCGAGGCCCAGCTCAAGCTCACCGAGCAGGGCGAGCGCGTGGCGGGTGGGGAGCTTTCGGACCGCTTCTCCACGGAGGTGGGGGAGTTCTTCGCCGACCAGCTCGCCTCCGCCGAGGACGAGCCGCCCGTGGCGCAGGGGACCGAGGAGCCGATGGTCGTCCCGCCGCCTCCTCCGGAGCTGCTGCTGGATGAGACGGAGGTCGTTCCCACGGCGCAGACGCAGATTTCCCCGCCGCCCTCGCCGCCGCCCATGCCTCCCATGCGGGCCTCGCGCTCGGCCATGCCCGCGCTGGACCTGACGCCGCCGCCGAACACGTCCCAGGTGCCCGCACCGGCGCCGGCGCCCGCCGCCTCGCCCGTGGCGCTGGTCAGCCCCGTGGTTCCCGAGGGGCGCCGGGAGACGTCCATCGGCTTTGCTCCCACGGCGCCCGCGTCGCCGCAGCCCCTCGCCTCTCCTCCGCCGTCCGCGACTGCCTCCATGCCCCCTCCCGCCGCCACCGCCGCTCCCGTTGCCGCCGCGCCCGTCGCTCCGAAGGGCAATGAGCTGGACCTGCGCTACCAGAAGTTCGACCCCATCGGCACGGGCCCGCTGGGCACGGTGTTCAAGGGCCGCTTCACGGCGCTCGGCTTGGACATCTGCCTCAAGGAGCTGAAGGACATCTTCGGCTACTTCTCCTTCCTCCAGCGCGGCGAGGTGCTGAAGCGGCTGAAGAAGGAGCTGTGCGCGCAGGCCCAGGTGCGCCACCCCGGCATCGTCCAGGTGGTGGACCAGAACGTGGAGGCCGCGCGGCCGTACTTCGTGCTGGAGCTGATGAACGGCAGCCTGAAGGAGCGGCTGGAGGCCGGCGGTGGCAGCGGCGTGCCGGTGCCCTTCGCGCTGCGCACGTTCCTGCAGATGGCCTATGGCCTGCGCGCCGCGCACGCCGCGGGGCTGACGCACCACAACCTCAAGCCGGAGAACGTCCTCTTCGACGCGTACGGCAACGCCAAGCTGGCCGACTTCGGCCTGGGCCGGGTGGTGGAGGTCGACTCGACCAAGGGCATGCCCCAGGTCTTCGTGGGCACGGGCGGCATGGCCTACATGGCTCCCGAGCTCTTGAACCGGGGCGCCAAGGAGCCGGGCCCCTCCGCGGACATCTACGGCCTGGGCATCCTGCTCTACGAGATGCTCACCGGGCAGATTCCCGGACGCCGCTCGCCGCTGCCGTCGGAGGTCAACCCCGAGGCGCCCAGCGGGCTGGACCAGCTCTTCGACAAGGCCACGCAGGACAAGCGTGAGCAGCGCTACCCGGACGTGGATGCCATGCTCGAGGACTTCTACAAGGCGTTCCCGGAGAAGGAGTTCCTCACGCGCGGGGACCTCGTCCTCTCGTCGGACGCCCCGCAGCAACAGCAGCCGCAGTCGTGAGGTGAGCCCGGGCGCGGGCCGCCGAGGCCCGCCTCCGCTCGTGCGGAGGCTTTCGAGTCCCAGCACCTGCTCGCAAGCCCCGCTGCCTTCGTGACGAGGCCTGGGGCCGCGTGCCCGTGAAGCCCGCCCCGTTCGCTCGAGGGGCGTGGCATTGTCCGCGGGCCATGACCTCGACTTCTTCTGGTTGCCTGCTCGTCACCGTCACGGGCAAGGACCATCCCTCCATCACCTCCCGCTTCACCGGCTTGTTGGCCCAGGCGGGCGCCGAGCTGCTCGACGTGGAGCAGGTGGTGGTGCAGGGCCGCCTCACGCTGTGCCTGCTCGTCCGTCTGCCCGACACTCGCGGCGTCCCGAAGGAGCTGCTGTTCGCCGCTCGCGAGCTGGGCGTGGCGCTCGACTTCCAGGCGGTGGAGTCGCCGGACGCCGCGGCGAGTCCTGTGGCGGCGCGCTACGTCGTCACCGCCGTGGGCCGCGCGCTGGGCGCACGCGAGCTTCATTCGCTGACGTCGCACCTGTCCGAGCAGGGCGCGCTCGTGGAGCGCATCGTGCGGCTGACGCACACGCATCTGGGCTCGGTGGAGCTGCATGTCACGCTGCCTCCCGCGGTGGACCCGGAGGCGCTGAAGCGCTCGCTGCTCGCGCTGTCCATGCGCGACAACACCTTCGACGTGGCGCTGCAGCGCGAGAGCCTGTTCCGCCGCAGCAAGCGGATGGTGGTGATGGACATGGACTCCACGCTCATCCGCATCGAGGTCATCGACGAACTCGCGCGGGCGTATGGCGTGGGAGAGCAGGTGTCGCGCATCACCGAGCGCGCCATGCACGGTGAGATGGACTACGACGAGTCCCTGCGCCAGCGCGTGTCGCTGCTGGCGGGGCTGGATGTGTCCGTGCTGCGCGAGCTCGCGGCGAACCTGCCGCTGACGGAGGGCGCGGAGACGCTGGTGAAGGTGCTCAAGCGCCTGGGCTATCGCACCGCGGTCATCAGCGGCGGCTTCTCCGTGGCGGCCGAGGCGCTCAAGGCCCGGCTCGGCATCGACCACGCCTTCTCCAACGTGCTCGAGGAGGCGGATGGAAAGCTCACGGGCCGCACCGTGGGCCCCATCGTCAACGCACGCCGGAAGGCGGAGCTGCTGGAGCAGCTGGCGAAGCAGGAAGGCATCCTGCTGGAGCAGGTCATCGCGGTGGGCGATGGCGCCAATGACTTGCTGATGCTGGAGCGCGCGGGATTGGGAATCGCCTTCCGCGCCAAGCCCCGCCTCCGAGAAGCCGCTGATACATCGATTTCAGCCGGTGGCCTGGACACCATCCTCTACCTCCTGGGGCTCACCGGACGGGAGCTCCAGGAGGTGGGCTGAGCCGCGACTACAGCCGCATCCGCGCGGCCAGCTCGCGCTGCTGGAGCTGGTTCTTCTCCAGCAGCAGCTCCAGCAGGGCGCGCAGAATCTTGGAGCTCTTCTCCTGGTTCTGCTGGAGCGTCTGCAGCCGCTGCATATCTTCGTCGCTCCACTCAGAGGAGGTCGTGCCGCCGGTCAGGATTTCATCCAGGATGTCCGCCGCGCTCGAGCCCGCGGCCGCGGCCGGCGCGGGCTTCTCCGCGGGGCGGGGCGCGGGTGCGGTGGCGGGGGAGTCGGGCGGGACGATGTCGGCGATGCGCTTCACCACCGTCTTGCCGCTCATGTCGACGACCTTGAACTCATCCTCCGGCTCGTCGGCAGGTGCTTGTGTTTCAGCGGACGTGTTTCGCGACGGATTGAAGCGCGTGCTGATGACAGGCTCTTGATTGCGATAGTGGCGCAGAATCGCATGCTCGATTTCGCGCTCGCCCGCGACCATGGGCACCACCCGGGCGCGGCTGCGCGCCGCCACCTGGTCCAGGGTGGCCAGGTCCGTGGGGTCCGCCATGGCCAGCACCAGCGTCTTGCCGTTGTCCTTGAGCGACACCGGGAAGACGCCCTTCTGCTCCGCCAGGGTGATGTCCACGCGCGCCAGCGCGCCGGCGTCGCGCGTGATGTTGCCCAGCTGCACGCGCTGCATGCCCAGGCCCTGGCAGATGGCCTCGGTGACGGTGTCCTCGCTGGCCAGCCCCAGGTCCGCGACGATGCGCGACAGCCGCCCACCCCACTGGTCGAAAGTGGCCAGGGCGCTGCGCAGCTGGAGGTCGTCGATGACGCGGGCCTTGACGAGGATGTCGCCAATGCGATTGCGGGAAGGAGAAGCCATGGCTCGGGAGTCTACCGTCTGAACGCGCGGACGCTGAGTCCGCGACGCATTTGCCCGCTTCTTGGGCGAGGAGGCGCCACCATGCAACCCTTCGCGGAAGCCGCTGTCCTGCAGTGCCCCTATTGCGGCGAACAGGTGGAGGTCGACGTGGACCCCATCGGCGCCACCCACGAGCGCTACATCGAGGACTGTCCGGTGTGCTGCCGCCCCTGGACCGTCCACGTCGCCCGCGCCGAGGAGGCCGTCGGCGTCACCCTGGGCCGCGAGGACGACTGAACCCGGCCCAGGCCCACCCCAGGGCTCTTTCGGTGGCCTGGAGGGCAGGCAGGCGGCCCTGGAGCGAGGGCCGCGGACGGGGCGGGGGCGTTGCTTGACACGTCCCGGAGCATGGTTCTCTTGAGTCTTGTGAGGCGGCGCTGGAGCCCGATGGGGAGCCCGAGGCGACCGCGAACCAGGACAACGTCTGTGATTCACACGCCGTGCACCCGCGAAGGGTGTCACGAACAGGAGAAGACCATGCAAAGCCGCAACCCGTTCAACTCCGCCGTGGTGGTGAACCCCCTGATGCGCGACTTCGACGCGCTCTTCCGTGAGCTGGGCCAGCCCGGCTTCTTCCGTCAGGCCACGCGCGAGCGCACGCCGGCCGCCGACATCCTCGAGTCCGAGACGGGCATCACCCTGCACCTCGACATCCCGGGGGTGGACGCGAAGGACATCCAGGTGACGGTGGAGCGCGACGTGCTCACCGTGAAGGCGGAGCGCAAGGCGCAGCCCTTGGCCGAGGGCGTCAACGTGCGACGCCAGGAGCGAGCCCAGGGGGGATTCACGCGCTCGTTCTCCCTTCCGGAGACGGTGGACGCCACCAAGGTGGAGGCGCGCTACGAGCAAGGCGTGCTGACGCTGACACTGCCCCGGCGTGAGGAATCCAAGCCCCGCGTCATCGAGGTCAAGGTCCAGAGCTGAACCGCGCGCACACCCCTCCTGGGAGGCCGCTGTCCGCCGGTAACGGCGCGGCTTCCTCTCCCTTCACCCCTGTCGAGGGCTTCCGCGAGGGGGTGGCGGAAGCCCTCCGCGCATCAGCGCTTGGCGCTGAGCGAGATGGGCACGCGGAACAGCTCCAGCACCTGCTGCACGTCCAGCGGCTTCGCCAGGCACGCGAGCGCGCCGGCCTGCTTCGACTGCTCCACCACGTCGGCCGTGTGCACGGACGTCATGGTGATGAGGCGCACGCCCTCCATCTGCTTGCGCTGACGGATGCGGCGGCAGACCTCGAGGCCGTCGATGTCCGGCATGTTGAGGTCGATGATCATGCCGTGCGGCTTCTGCTCGGACACCAGCAGCAGGGCCTCCACGCCGCTCGTCGTCGTCTGCAGCTCCACCTGCGCGGCGAAGGGCTTGAACGCGCGCTTGATGGCGTCCAGCACCGCGCGCTCGTCGTCCACCACCAGCAGGCGCACCGTGCCGCTGCCCAGCTCCTCGGGAACCGGCATCTGGTGGGTGATGAGGAACGTGCGCAGGTCCGCGGACCGCACCCGGCGGTGGCCACCCGGCGTCCTGAAGGCCATCAGGATGCCCCGGTCAATCCACTTGCTCACCGTGGACGGATCCACCTGAAGCAAACGACTGATGTCGTGCGTCGTGTAGAGCTGGTCCGTCATCGCCGTACTCCCCTCTTGCTGCATCATTCCGCTGCCCATGGAATCAACCACCTACCTTGAATACGGGGTTTCCTTCAACCTCTCTGCGCACTGCGTCCATCAGTCCCCCTCATCAGACCCACGGCCCCGTCCCAGAGACCTCGGGACTTGAGGACCAGCTCGACGAGCTCCCGGGCGGCGCCTCGGCCGCCTGGGCTGTGGGTGACGAAGTGGACCCCCTGACGCACCTCGGGAACAGCATCCGCGGGACACGCGGACAAGCCCACCTTCGAGAGTGGGGCCAGGTCGTTGTGGTCATCCCCCATGTAGGCACACTCGCCCGGGGGGACATCCAACTGCCGGAGCAGCTCGTCCAGTGCGGCACCCTTGTCCTTGCGGCCTTGAAACACTGCCGCCAGGCCCAGCTCCCGCCCGCGTGCCTCCACGATGCCTGAGGTGCGGGCGGTGAGGATGGCGGCGGGCAGGCCCGACAGCCGGGCCATGACCAGGGCGTGGCCATCCTTCACATCGAAGCGCTTCATCAGCTCCCCGCCGTCGCCGTAATACAGGCCGCCGTCGGTGAGCACCCCGTCCACGTCAAAGACAAGCAGCCGCACGCGTGCCGCGCGGGACGTCAGCTCTTCCTTTCCCGGCTTGGAAAGTGCTTCCGTCGGCATGAGTCGCTTGGCTCCTTCTCCTGGCGTGTTCATCAGCTGGGCTCGTGTCCCAACACCCGGCGGATGTTCAGCACATTTCGTACCACGTCCTCGAACATCTGTGGATTGAGGGAGCACGGACCGTCACACAGGGCACGGTCAGGGTCCTCGTGCACTTCGGTGAACAAGGCGTCGATGCCGGCGGCCGCGGCGGAGCGCGCGAGCAGCGAGACGAACTTCCGCTCACCCGCCGTCTCTCCATTGCCCGCGCTGGGCAGCTGCACGGAGTGCGTGGCGTCAAAGCACACGGCCAGGCCCGCCTCGCGCATCTGCGCGAAGCCACGCATGTCGACAACCAGGTTGTTGTAGCCGAAGGACGAGCCCCGCTCCGTGACGAGCACGTTGGGGTTGCCCGCCTCGAACGCCTTGCGCGCCGAGTGGACGATGTCCTTGGGGGCCACGAATTGTCCCTTCTTCAAATTCACGCCCTTGCCCGTGCGAGCCACGGCCTCCACCAAGTCTGTCTGCCGGCACAGGAACGCCGGTATCTGGATGATATCCACAACTTCCGAGGCAGGACCTACGTGGCTGGTTTCATGGACGTCCGTGAGGACCGGGACGCCCACTTCATCCCTGATACGCGCTAGAATGCGCAGCCCTTCCCGGAGACCCGGGCCTCGGAAGGACTTCCCGCTCGTCCGGTTGGCCTTGTCATAGGAGCACTTGAAGGCGTAGGGCACGCCCAGTCGGCTGGTGATGCCCTTGAGCAAGTGAGCATGTTTCAGGGCCATCTCCTCGGACTCGATGCTGTCCGGGCCGGCAATGACAAAAAGCTTCTGTCCCGGGCCGACCTTGTGGCCACACAGGGTGATGGGAAGGCTGCTGCTGGCGCTCATGCGCGCACCTGGCCGGCCGTCGCGTCGCGCTGGTCCAGCGCGGCCTTGATGAAGCCGGAGAAGAGAGGGTGAGGGGCGAAGGGCTTGCTCTTGAACTCGGGGTGGAACTGGCACCCAACAAAGTACGGGTGGTCCGACAACTCAATCATCTCCACCAGGTTCAGCTCCGGATTGTGGCCGGAGATGACCAGCCCCGCCTCCTGCAGACGCCCGCGGTAGGCGTTGTTCACCTCGTAGCGGTGACGGTGGCGCTCCTGGATGAGGTCCTGGCCGTAGAGCTGGTGCGCGCGCGTGCCGGGCTTCAGCGCGCAGGCGTAGCTGCCCAGACGCATGGTGCCGCCCTTGTCCTGCACGGACACCTGGCTCTCCATCAGCGTCACGACGGGGTGCGGCGTGTGCTCGCTGAACTCCAGGCTGTTGGCCGTCGTCAGGCCCAGCACGCTCCGGCTGAACTCCACCACCGCCATCTGGAGGCCCAGGCAGATGCCGAAGAAGGGAATCTTCTTCTCACGCGCGTAGCGCACCGCCGCGATCTTCCCCTCGGTGCCCCGCACGCCGAACCCGCCGGGGACGAGGATGGCGTCCACGCCGGCGAGCAGCTTCTCCGGCCCTTGCGCCTCCACGTCCTGGCTGTCCACGAAGTGCAGGTTGACCTTCACGTCGTTGGCGATGCCACCGTGCAGCAGGGCCTCGTTGAGGCTCTTGTAGCTCTCCGTGAGGTTCACGTACTTGCCGACGATGGCCACCTGCACCTGGCCTCGCGCGGGCTCGTACACCTTGCGCAGGATGTTCTCCCAGCGCTCCAGGTGCGGCGCGCGGCTCCAGATGTTGAGCACCTCCGCCAGGCGAACATCCAGACCCTGGCGGTGCAGCTCCAGCGGCAGCTCGTAGATGCTGCGCACGTCCGGCGAGGTGAACACGTTGCCCGTGTCCACGTTGCAGAACATGGCGATCTTGTCCTTGAGCTCGCGCGACACCTCGCGGTCCGTGCGGCACACGAGGAAGTCGGGCTGGATGCCAATCTCGCGCAGCTTCATCACCGAGTGCTGCGTGGGCTTGGTCTTCACCTCGCCCGCGGCGCCGATGTACGGCAGGAGCGTCAGGTGCACGTAGACGGCATTCTGGCTGCCCACGTCGTAGCGCATCTGACGGATGGCCTCGAGGAACGGCAGCGACTCGATGTCGCCCACCGTGCCACCGACCTCCACAATCACCACGTCCGCGTCCTGGGCCGCCTGGCGGATGCTCGCCTTGATTTCGTCGGTGACGTGCGGAATCACCTGCACCGTCTTGCCCAGGTACTCGCCGCGACGCTCCTTCATGATGACGGCGTGGTAGATGCGGCCGGAGGTGAAGTTGTTGAGCCGGCTCATGCGAGCGTTCGTGAAGCGCTCGTAGTGGCCCAGGTCCATGTCCGTCTCGCCACCATCCTCGGTGACGAACACTTCGCCGTGCTGGAACGGGCTCATCGTGCCCGGATCCACGTTGATGTACGGGTCCAGCTTCAGCAGGGTGACGGCGAGGCCGCGATTCTCCAGCAGGGCGCCAATAGAGGCCGAGGCGAGGCCCTTGCCGAGGGAGCTGACCACTCCGCCCGTCACGAAAATGAACTTGGTTTTCTTGGAGCGCATATCCCGTTCTGCCAAGTAGGGCAGGGATGCGTCAATTATTCTGCGCCGGTCGAGGGGCCGCTCGGTGCTCCGGCTGACGCCGACTCAGTTTCCGTCCCAACCACCCGAGCGGGAGACCGCGAACTCGCGGACGTCCGGTTGTCCGACACGGAAGTCGCGCAAGTCACAGTTACGGCAGCTCCAGCCCTCCCAGCCCCGCTTGACGACCATGTGCAGGCAGGCGTCGTAGTTGGGGCAGTAGAGGTTGCGCTGAGCCTGGACGGCCTCCTCATCGCGCAACGCGGTGGGAAGTGGGCTGGGGCACGGGGTGATGGACACGGCAAATCTCCCGGATGGGTACAAAAAGGTCGGCCACTCCCCCCGGGCGGTTGGAACAGTCTCTCAGGGACTCCATTCCCGGGGGAAAGTAAAAGACCCGTTCCCGCATGATGCGGAAACGGGCCCTCGTTACCTCGGGCGTCTTCCACCGCCTTGGGGGCTGACTTCAGGCCGCCTTGGCGGAGGTGGACGCCTGATTCTTGCTGTCGATCAAGGCATCACCTCCTTTCTTGCGGCCGAAGAAGTAATCACCCACGCGATTGCGCGCCACTTTCAGGAAGCATTAGTGCGGGCCTGAGTGGCGGGCAGCCCTTCAGGCCGCGACGAACTGGCGCTCCACCAGCCTCCGGTACAGGCCTTCCTGGCCCATGAGGCTGGCGTGGGTGCCGCTCTGGACGATGCGGCCTCCCTCCAGCACGAGCACGCGGTCCACGTTGGCCACCGTGGACAAGCGGTGCGCGATGATGAGCGTGGTGCGACCTTTCATCAGCCGCTCCAGCGCGTCCTTCACCAGGTGCTCGCTCTCCGCGTCCAGGGCGCTGGTGGCCTCGTCGAGGATGAGCAGGCGAGGGTCCTTCAACACGGCGCGGGCAATGGCCACGCGCTGCTTCTGTCCGCCGGACAGCTGCACACCGCGCTCGCCGACGGGGGTGGCGTAGCCCTCCGGGAAGCGCTGGATGAAGTCGTGGGCGTTGGCGGCGCGCGCGGCCTCCTCCACTTCCTCCTGCGTGGCGTCCGGCCGGGCATAGCGGATGTTGTCCGCGATGGAGCAGGAGAAGAGCTGGGGCTCCTGCGCGACCATGCCGATGTTGCGCCGCAGCCACTCGGGCTCGAGCGAGGTGAGCGGCTGTCCATCCAGGAGCACCGCGCCGCCTTGCGGGTCGTAGAAGCGCGACAGCAGCGAGGCGAGCGTGGACTTGCCCGCGCCAGAGGGGCCGACGACGGCGACCACTTCACCGGGCCTCATCTCCAGGTCCATGCCCTGGAGCACGGGCACATCGGAGCGCGTGGGGTAGGAGAAGCGCACCGCGCGGAACTCCACGTGGCCCTTCACCGAGGCCAGCGTCTGTCCACCGGAGGGGATGGCGGGCTCGCGGTCCATCAGCTCGAAGACGCGCTCGGCGGCGCCGCTGGCGCGCATGAAGTCCGCCCACACCTCCGCGACGGCGCTGAGGGAGAGCGCGACCAGCGACGTGTAGATGAGGAACGAGGTGAGCGCGCCCACGCTGAGCGCTCCGTCCACCACCAGCCGGCCGCCGTACCAGAGCATGGCCGCGGTGGAGCCGTACATGGCGATGGAGGCGATGCCCATGAACACCGCGGACTGACGCGCGCGCGTCTTCGCGAGCTCGAGCGCCCGGTCCACCGCGGCGCTGTAGCGCTCCACCTCGTGGCTCTCCGCGGCGAAGGAGCGCACGGTGCGGATGCCGGAGAGGTCCTCCTCGGCCACCTCGCTGGAGGCGGCGAGCGCGTCCTGCACCTGCCGCGACAGGACGCGAACGCGCCGGCCATACACCACCGCGCCAATGGCGACGGCGGGGATGATGGCGAGCATCACCAGCGTGAGGCGCGGGGACGTGAGGAAGAGGAGCACCACGCCCCCCAGCGCCTGGAGGGTGTAGCGCAGCGTCATGGAGATGTTGGTGGTGACGGTGTTCTGCAGGACGCTCGTGTCGGAGGCCAGTCGACTGGTGAGCTCTCCGGTGCGACGCTCGTCGAAGAACGCGACCTCTTGGGACAGCAGGCTCTGGAACAGGCGCTTGCGCAGCCTCGTCACGACGCGCTCGCCCGCGGTGCTGAAGAGATAGACGCGCAAGGCCATGGCCAGGCCCTGCACGACGAAGACGCCGAACATCACCAGGGCGATGGTGTCCAGGCGCTCGCGGCTGCGAGCGCCGAGCGCCTCGTCGACGAGGTCTCCGATGGCCCGGGGAAAGGCGAGGGTGGCCGCGCTGCTGATGAAGAGAAAGAGCGTGCCCACGACAAGCGTGGGAAGCTCGGGCCTCGCCAGCGTGAGCAGGCGGCGCAACGTCAAGCGCGAGGGGGGGCCGGACTTGGAGGAAGACGGGGAGGCGGACACTCGCGGAGACTAGCGCGGAGTCCTCGGGTTCGCACGGCATCGCGCTGTCGGGGCGGGTGGGAGCAGCTCATCCTTTCGGACACGGAGGTAGGTCATGGAGCAGCACGTCTTCGGTGGTACCGGAAAGCACGTTCCCGTCCTCGGGCAAGGGACGTGGCAGATGGAGGGCGATGACCACGCGGAGGCCATTCGTTCCCTCCGCGCGGGGTTGGACCTGGGGCTCACGCACGTGGACACCGCGGAGCTGTATGGCCGGGGCCGCGTGGAGGAGCTCATCGTGTCCGAGGCCATCGCGGGCCGCCGGAACGAGGTCTTCCTCGTGTCGAAGGTGATGCCCTCCAACGCGTCCTACGCGGGCACGCTGGCCGCGTGCGAGAAGAGCCTGAAGAAGCTGCGCACCGACTGGCTGGACTGCTACCTGCTGCATTGGCCGGGCTCGCATCCGCTGGAGGAGACGGTGCGTGCCTTCGAGAAGCTGGTGGCGGATGGGAAGATTCGCTCGTGGGGGGTGAGCAACTTCGCGGTGTCGGACCTGGAGGAGCTTCTGTTGCTCACGAAGCCCGAGCGCATCGCCTGCAACCAGGTGCTCTATCACCTGGAAGAGCGCGCCATCGAACACGCGGTGCTGCCCTGGTGCGAGGCGCGCGGCATCGCGGTGGTGGGCTACAGCCCCTTCGGCAACGGGAACTTTCCCCAGCCGGACAGCGAGGGAGGCCGGGTGCTGGCGGACATTGCCCGCGCGCATGGCGCCACGCCTCGACAGGTGGCGCTCCAGTTCCTCGTGCGGCGGCCCTCGCTGTTCGCCATCCCGAAGTCGAGCCGCGTGGCCCACCTGAAGGACAACGCCGCCGCGTCGATGCTGGAGTTGTCCGCGGATGACCTGGGGCGCATCGACGCCGCGTTCCCGCTGGGGCCCTACACGGACGACCTGCCGATGCTGTGAGGTGCACGGCCTTCGCGGTGGATGCGGTTCCGTCCACCGCGAAGGGGTGGGCTACAGCAGGCCCTTCTGGCGCATGACGGCTTCGACCTTCGCGACGTCCTCGGGGATGTCCACCGCCACCGTGCGCCAGGAGACGCGCGCGCAGCGGATGGCGATGCCGTTCTCCAGGGCGCGGAGCTGCTCCAGCTTCTCCGTCTCCTCGAGCGGTGTGGGCGCGAGCTCCGCGAGCCTGAGCAGCACGTCCCGGCGGTAGCCATACAGGCCGATGTGGCCCCAGCGGGGGACCCGGGCCGCGGGCTCTCGCGCGTGGGGGACGAGGCTGCGGCTGAAGTAGAGGGCGTCGCTGTTGAGCGCGAGCACCGCCTTCACCACGTGAGGGCTCTCCGCTTCGTCCGTCTCGAGCGGCCTGACGAGCGTGCCCATGCGCACGGTGGGGTCCTTGAAGAGTCCCGCGAGGGCCTT
This window contains:
- the kdsB gene encoding 3-deoxy-manno-octulosonate cytidylyltransferase, producing the protein MPSSRTVAVIPARHASTRFPGKPLALIAGRPMVEHVWRRCQEAGVFDEIFVATDDERIRATVEGFGGRAVMTSPQCATGTDRVAEVARARTDVDVWVNVQGDEPLVDPEALKALAGLFKDPTVRMGTLVRPLETDEAESPHVVKAVLALNSDALYFSRSLVPHAREPAARVPRWGHIGLYGYRRDVLLRLAELAPTPLEETEKLEQLRALENGIAIRCARVSWRTVAVDIPEDVAKVEAVMRQKGLL